The segment TCCCCGCACCGGAAAGAGCGCATCGTCGGGCGCAGGGCGCTCTCAAGGGTATCGATGGGCGTCATCTGCAGCCCAGGTCGGCCGGAACCGATAAGCAGCGGCGCGACCAGCAAATGCAGGCGGTCAACCGCGTTCGCTTCAATGAACTGCGAAACAGTAACGCCGCCGCCTTCTACCAATATCCGCTTAAGGCCACGATCTGCCAGCCAGGTAATAACGTCGGCGGGGCGGAACTGACCATTGGTGTCCAGCGGCAGCACGCAGTGTTCGGCGGTCGTTGGCGCCACCGTTGCCTCTGGCCCGGTGAGATGCAGCGTGGGTGCGGTAGACGTGGTGAACAGCGCCAAATCAGCCGGCACGCGGCCACGTGGGTCAATCACCACTCGGGTAGGGTGCTTGCCCGTTACGTGGCGTACTGTGAGCTGGGGATTATCAGCGCTCGCCGTACCCGCGCCAATCACTACGGCATCTGCCAGCGCCCGCAGACGGTGCAGATGCACCAAACTTTCAACGCCATTGATGTAGTGGGAGTGACCGCTTTCCGTAGCGATGCGCCCATCCAGGCTCTGCCCCAGTTGCGCAACCACCCAGCTCGAATGACGCACCAGTGGCAGCAAACACGTCAACAGCTCCTGCGCGGCGCTTGTAACAGTGATAGAAGAGTGCCAGCCGCCATGGGTATCAAGCGTCATTGTGGCGTCACTTCTGATGCCCTGTTGAACGTCCAGCAACCATGCCCACGCTTGGTCGATATCGATCATCTTTTCATTGGTACTAGGCATGGTATCTCCCTTCAGAAAACAGCAACTCATCATGCGGGGCCATGTTGCCCGACGCAAGCAAACGTTGTCCGCCCCAACAGGCAACTTGGAGGCCTACATGTATCACATTGAACGCGCTATTTTCGATATTCGCCGTGGATTGCCCGTGGTGATTAATACCGGAGAGCAACGCCTGTTGGTACAGGCACTTGAAGGCAGTGTGTCGGTCGATTCACTGGCGAAGCTCTCCGGCTCTCGGCCAGCGCTGGTATTGACGCGTCATCGTTTGGAGGCAATGGGCATGTCGCTCAAGGCGGATGCGGCTTGCTTACCGCTCACCGAACAAATCAGTGAGCGTGACTTGCACCACCTTGCTGTATCCAATGAAGCGTCGAAGGCCCATTCACTGTTAAGCGGCCTGAAGCCTGCTGGCGTGGGAGAGAGAGGCGCTGTGGCACTGATGCGTCGCGCGCTGTTGATACCGGCGGCGCTGTGCGCTGAGGTCAGTGCGGCATCCGTCGAGCCTATTGCTCAGCAGCTAGCAAAAGGCGAGCTGTTAGAAGTTAATGCCCAGGATGCAGAGAAGTGTTTAGCCGGTGCGCCGGGGATGCTAAAGCGTGTCAGTGAAGCGCGTATTCCTCTTGAAGATGCGCCTGAGAGTCGCTTCGTGCTGTTTCGCGAACCTGATGGCCTGCGAGAGCATGTGGCCGTGGTGATTGGCGATCTGGATACCATTCCTGGGGCGGTTCCTTTGCGCATGCACTCGGCTTGCCTCACCGGTGACCTATTCGGCAGCCTGCGCTGTGACTGTGGCGAACAGTTGCGTAATGCAGTGGCCGATATTCAAGCGATGGGTGGCGGCGTGCTGCTTTATTTGGCACAAGAAGGGCGGGGGATTGGTCTCGCCAATAAACTGCGCGCTTACACTTTGCAAGATGGCGGTTTAGACACCGTCGATGCCGACCAAGTGTTAGGGTTTGGCGACGACGAGCGCCAATACGCTGTTGCGGTGGATATGCTCAATGCGCTAGAGATCGATAAAGTTCAGCTGTTGACCAACAACCCATTAAAAATGGCAGCACTGCGTGAAGGGGGGATTGAGGTCGTCTCACGTCAGGCGCTTTACGGCAGTGTAACGGATCATAATCACCGCTACCTAAGCGCCAAAGCTAACCGAGCAGGGCATTTCTTAGACGAAGTGCTTGAAGGTCGTGGGCGTTAATCTGAGGTTTTACGCGTGATAAGCGGTGGCAGGTGGGCGGTTTCGGCCACCACCTGCGCTAATTGAGTGGCGTAGTGCCTTACTAACCGTTCACCTAATGCTTCATGAGCATCCGTTGCATCACCGGCAACGCCGAACGTACTCAGGTCCTCGGCAAGCCAGGCAAACGCGGCGCTACCTTCTGGGCTGACCAGTGCGCCACCTTTAGGTATTGCCGGTGGTGTGGGCTGGTAGCTGTCGAGCTGCACAAATTCAGGTGCTAAATGCAGCATGATGGCGGTTTCCAGCAGCCCGCCATGCAACCCGTAGCGCAGCTCATCGGCATTGATAGCACCTTCCAGTGGCGGAAGGCGTGTATAAGTGGCTTTCACTACGCGCATTGCAAATTGCTTGCGTAGTGTCAGCGCGGCAAGGTCCATCACGGCTTTATTGCCGCCGTGGCTATTAATCAACACCAGCTTTTTTATACCTGCCTGGGCAATGCTTTCGCCGTAAGCCTCTAATGTCGCGATGGCGAGTGGAGCGGGTAGGCTAAGCGTTCCAGCAAAGCTGGCGTGTTCGTCGCTCGCACCGACGGCAATTGCTGGCAGACACAGCACGTCGAGTGCTGGGTCAATCATGTCTAACATGGCGGCTTGTAACCCTTCACCAATGATCAGGTCGGTACCTAATGGAAGATGCGTACCGTGCTGCTCAATGGCTCCCAGGGTGATCACTGCAACTGGATCACTTGCGGCAATCTTGGCGAGTTGGGGGGCGGTGAGGGTTTGCCAGTGATAAATCATGTAAGTTCTCTTGTTTTGAAGCCCGTGTTTTAAAGACTTATGCGGATGCGTTTAACAGCGGATGGTCGGTGCGGCAGGCGTAGAGATCCCCAGAGGCTAAGCCGTCGACGCCATCATTGAGCCACTGGGTAATGGTTTCAGGGGATTGCCAGGTTGACCAGCGGAAGTGGCGCTGCTCACCGGCAATTGCATTGAAACGGTAGTCGCCAAGACGTGACAGCTGTTTAACGCAGGCATGGCTGACCTCTAACACGCCCGCAACAAACTCTACCGAAAGCGCTGCTACCGGGAGGTTAAGCCCCATCAGTACCTCTGCTTCAAACCCTTCAACATCAATTTTTATAAAGCTTGGTTCGCCGTAAGTGGCGATAAGCTGATCCAGTGTAGTGACTTCCACTCTTAGCTGCTGTTCCCACTGCACGCGCTGAAAGCCAGGGTTTCGTTCGCCCACCTGATGTCGCCATTCGGTCGCTAGGGTAGAGAGGGTCGGGTTGCTAACGCTAATAGCAATATCCGCATGGCCGGGCTGCGGCCCAGCGGCCAGTGGTAAGAGTGTAATGTTCGGTCGATTGAGTATCCGTTTAAACCATTTGGCCAGTGCTGGCTGTGGTTCTAATGCCACTACCTTAGCACCTAGCGCGTGGAAGGCGGCACTGCGGTCACCTAAGTGAGCGCCAATATCAAAAGCGATATCGCCCGGCTGAATAAACGGACGATATAACTGCTTTAGTCCCCTTTGCCTTCCTGGCCGCCAGTAAATAAACAGTGAACGCGCCATACCGCTGGCACTGCGGAGCCGATCAAAAAAAGCAGAAGGCATTAGTAAGGCTCCTTAACGGATGGTGCATGTTCAGTTGCTGTTTGAGCGTGATAGCGAAACGATTGGCAGGGCATATCGCCTGGCTGTTCTTGGGGAAGCGCTAGAGAAAGTGTTAGCGACGGGTGAGATAAGGTGGCACTGGATTGATGACTGCGGCTTTCTAACGCGGCAAAGTCCTCCAAAAGAGGTGGTTGTTGTGCTGAACTCGGCGTTTGCAGTAAGCCGAACTTGCGGCTAATGACGCTTCCCCAGGTGGCACTGCTGGAATATTTCACCAACGGCGCGGCTCCAATCAGCCCCAGCCATGCGGGAGTTAGCCAACCAAACGCAGAGGGTGAAAAAAGCATCATTGTACCTGCCCAAGCGATACCACACAGCGTCATCCACCCAGTGTGGTGCCATGTCTCTCGCCAGCTTAGCGAACGCTCTCCCCGGTGTTGGGTTTGCCAGTCAATGGCCCGGCCAATCAATACGTTGATGATAAATAAGCTATGCCACGCCATCATTAGTGGTGCAATCAAAGCAGCAAACAGAATTTCTAATAACGTGCTGGTGACAAGCTTGAGTCGCCCGCCATACGCATGGGGACATTGCCAGAACGTCAATAATAGACCCAGCAGCTTGGGCGCAATCAACATACACAGCGTTACGCTTAACAGCCCCAAAGAGAGGGCTTCAGGCAACGGTGGGTTTGACGTAGTCTCAATGGCTTGATACCCCACCATGAGGCTGGTGCAGAGTAGAAGCCCAAGCCAAACAAGCGAAGAAAGGTAGGCAAACGCGCCGAATAAAAAGTGGAGTCGACTAATCGGGTGAAACCCTGCACCGGTGAGTAAGCGTAAGTGCTGCAGATTGCCCTGAAGCCAGCGCCGGTCACGCTTGGCAAAGTCGAGCATGTTGCTCGGCATGGCTTCAAAGCTGTTGTGTGACGCGCTAGCGTAAGGGTTATGACGCGATACGGCGGTGGTCGCAGAAGTGTCCAGTAACACCTGCCAGCCGCCCCGTTTCAGGAGAGCCGCTTCGACGAAATCGTGGCTTAATAGTTCCCCTCCCAGCGGTGGCTTACCTGAAAGGATAGGTAACCCTGCATGGGCCATAAAGGCGCGTGTGCGAATAATTGCATTGTGGCCCCAGTAATTCGCCGCATCGCCCTGCCAGAAGCTTTGGCCCGCTGCCAACATCGGGCTGTAAAGTGCTGAGGCTAGCTGGGTAAAACGGCCAAATAGGGTACGTTGGCCAACGGGAATAGGTACCGTTTGAATAAGGCCTACGCTGGGTTGGCGCTGCATCCGATGCACTAAATGCAGTAGCGTAGCGCCACTCATTAGGCTGTCGGCATCTAGCACCACCAAGTAGTCATAGCGGCGGCCCCAGCGGCGACAAAACTCTGCAATATTGCCTGCTTTTCGGCCGTCATTATTAGGGCGTCGCCGATAATGAACGGCTATCTGTCCGGCAAGGCGCTGTTGCAAGGCAGCCACATGGGCCGCTTCGATGTCTGCCATGGCCGACTCTTGGGTATCGCTCAACACGAACACTTCAAAGTATTTGTTGATAGCACTGGGTGTTCCTGCACCATACGCTTCTGCTTGCTGGAGAAGTGAACGACACGTTGCTTCTAGCCCCGCAATGGTAGGGATAGGAGGTTCTGCATAAATAGGCATTACGAGTGCGGTGCGGCTGACTAGCAGGCTGGCATTGGGGTTCACAATGGCTTGGCGACGTAAGCTGAGTGGATCGCGACGTAGCGCACAAAGCACAAAGCCACACAGTGCTCCCCAGAAAGCCAGCGCTATCCAAGTAAACGTTAATGCAAATAGGATCAACATGGTGAGCTGCCAACCAATGGCAAGGTTGGCAACGACTTTCGCCATTGCGATACAGCCACCGATGCTTGTGGCTAACACCGTGAAAGCAAGGAAGGCTCGGCGACCGTTAAGCCAGGGCATCGAAGGCCGCAACGCGTGGAGATCAGGCATCGGGGTACCACACGTAATTCCAGGTTTCAGTAATGGGCACTCCTTCAACCATCAGCCGTAGCCGGATATCTCTGGGCTCGCTACCGGGGGGTAATCGGAAAGTAGCCCGTTGTCCGTTATTGGGTAGTGTTTTGACTTGAGGTAGTAATGCCTCGCTATTTTGCACGCTAATGTCCAGCTCGATTGGCTCGTTTGATGTCAGGTCATCCAGTTTGCCGCCCTGGAAATCGACGATGAATTGCCGCTGATCAGCAGAGGGGGAGTCGGCCTCGCCTGGAACCGCTGCGCTTCCATGGCGTGTGCGCACAACCTTGCCCAGTGAATTAGCCTCGGGCTGTTCATTGAGCGTAAACGTTCGATAGTGAAGGTGGCGTGATTCGCCAGCAGTGAGCGCCTCCTCGGCCACCCAATAAGCCACTATATTGTCGTGAGTTTCATCTGGCGTGGGGATCTCGACTAGCTCCACATGCCCTGGCCCCCAGTCAGTAAGTGGCTCTACCCACTGGCTGGGGCGGCGGTGGTAGTGTGCTTCAAGGTCCAGGTAGCGAACAAAATCTCGCTCCCGTTGCATTAAACCAAACCCAGAAGGAGCATTGTCCACAAACGCTGATACGCGAACTGATGAGGGATTTTGCAACGGCCGCCAAATCCACTCGTCGGCCCCCGTGTGTATTAGCAAACCATCAGAATCATGCACTTGAGGACGAAAGTCGTCAGGTCGTTCGGTGCTGGCTTCCCCAAAGGTGAACATGCTGGTGAGCGGTGCAACCCCTAGCTTTTCTATATCAGAACGTGCAAACAGCGTTGCTTCTACATCTGCCTCGGTGCTCTCGCCCGGCGTTAACGTAATGCGGTAAGCGCCGCTTAGCGACGGACTATCCAGGAGTGCGAGAAGTGTAATGCTGTCAGAGTTTTCATCAGGCTTATAAAGCCAGAATTCGCGAAATTCAGGGAACTCTTCACCACTGGCTAATGCGGTATCAATAGCAAGCGCGCGGGTAGAAAGGCCGTAGGCTTGGTCGCGTCCTACTAGACGGAAGTAGCTTGCGCCAAGAAAAACAGCAAATTCATCGGCATAATCATCATTATTGATAGGATAGTGAAGCCTAAAGCCTGCATGACCGCTTCCTGTTAAATCATGCTCTAACAGGCGGTTGGCATCACCATCGTACTGAAAGTTATCTGCCGAGAAAGAGAGTGGTTCAACGTCACCGCTGTCGATCACATTAATAGTGACGGGTGTTTGAAATATAAATCCGCTATGAAATAGCTGCATACTGAAAGGGCTTTCATCGCGCCAGTAGGCTCGCTCGGGATTGAAACGGATTTGTCGATATAGGTCGTAATCTAACGACTTCAAAGCGCTGGGAAGCGTCTCATTTGGGGGGTGATAAGGCGCATCGGCCAAGGTCTGGGCACGCTCAATAACGTGGTCAAAAACATCATCATCGTTAGCAACCGCAGAAAAGGCGATCAGGCAGTTGAATGACAACATCCATTTTGCTGCAGTACGAACACTCATGGGCGAGTTCCTTTCGATTGCATGCCAACGTGGTAACCATAAAATCAGTATATGAAATATTTCAACAAAAGTTATACCATTGAGTCTATTGGTATATGATTTTTATGGTCGTGTGCAAGCTTTAAACTCCATTAAGCGTGTAATGTTTAGGTGATTGCTATGCTGTTGAAGCGCTGATGCTCCGTCTTCTACTCACATGTATAACGCTCAACTTTCTACTGGTATTGCCGCTTTGGTGGCGTTTCGGTGAGATTGGCTCTCCTCTAATTGCTTGGGAAGCATGGCTTATAGCCCCCATAATGCTGCTTATTCGTCCTGGTAGCTTACGTGGCTGGTTGGCTATTTTGTTGGTATGTTGGCTTGCTTTGGTATCGGCAGCCAACCTAGGTGATGCCGCGACACACACCGCGTTTGGGCGATCACTTAACCTCTATCTAGACGTGCCCTTGGTGCGCTCCATCTACCATTTGCTAGTAGGTAATGTAGGTCAACTGGCAGCAACTTTCCTGATGTTGTTGGGCACTGTGGCCCTGCTAGGTAGCTTATGGGTGATGCTGCGTTTGCTGCTGCCTGCTCAACCTTTATCGGTGTGGAGTGCTCCAGGTGCTTTAGCCATCTTCGTCATGATCACGACAGCAGGTTTTGCGATTTCCGAGGCTAACGGCAAGCGATTAGTCGCTAAAACAACGCTGCCTGCTGTTAACACCACGCGTTTCCAGTGGGAGCAGGTGGTGGCGACCCATCGGGCGAGAGTAGCGTTTACCGAACAGTTGCAGAATACACCGTTGGAGCCCAGACCATTGCCTGGTTTGTTAGGGCGCAACGTCTTATTAACTTTTATTGAATCTTATGGTGTGTCGGCCATTAATGATTCTCGCTACAGCAGTGTCGTACTTCCTACGCTAGATGACATACAGCGACGTTTGGGACAGCGCGATCTACACGCTGTTTCGGGGTTGCTAGAAGCGCCTATTCGAGGGGGGCAGTCTTGGCTTGCCCATGCCACGGCACTAAGCGGGCGCTGGATTGATAACCAGCTATGGTATCGGCTGATGCTGGAGAGCGATCATTCAACGCTTATTAGTGATTTTAGTAGCACTGGGCAGCGGACGCTCAGTGTCATGCCTGCCATTACATTGGCTTGGCCAGAAGGGTTGGCCTACGGATTTGATGAGATTGCAGCAGCGAAAGATTTACCCTATGTAGGCCCACCGCTGAACTGGGTCACGATGCCCGATCAGTTCACTCTGGATTACACCCAGCGACATTTATTAGGTGAGGCGCCGGTATTCGCGCAACTCGCACTTATCTCTAGCCACGCGCCATGGACACCCATTCTGCCCGTTTTCGAAGACTGGTCGATGATAGGCGATGGGCGTGTTTTCGCCCCCTGGGAGGAGGCCGGCGATCCGCCAGAAGTGCTTTGGCAGGATATTGAGCGTATCCGCGACCATTACGCGTGGTCAATAGACTACGCTGTGAAGGTCACAGGACGCTGGGCTGAGCGAGTAGTTGATGACAAGACTCTATTGATTGTACTTGGAGACCATCAGGCGGCACCGCTGATTACTGGCGACAACGCCAGTGCAGCAGTGCCAGTCCATGTGATTAGCGGTGACCCCCGACTCTTAGAACCTTTTAAGGCACGTGGTTTTATTGATGGCATGCTGCCGTCACTGGAAAGCCCAGAGGAGGCCGCGAAAATGAGCCAGCTGCGTCATTGGTTACAGCAAGACTTTGGCACGCCAGCATTAACCTCTTCTTTGTCAACGACAGGGGAGACACCATGATCCAGCCCGTCATCCTTAGCGGTGGTAGTGGTACGCGGCTTTGGCCACTCTCTCGTGAGCAGATGCCAAAGCAGTTCTTACGCTTAACGTCTTGTCAAAGCCTACTGCAGCAAACGCTTGCGCGTTTGGCAGGATTAGATGCCCAGCCGCCGATGTTGATGGGACACCATGCTCATCGGTTCTTAATGGCGGAGCAGTTACGGGAGAGCGGTCTACAAGGAACGTTGGTGTTAGAGCCAGAAGGGCGTAACACGGCACCGGCAATTGCCTGCGCTGCGCTATTAGCACGTCAAGCGGGCGAGGATCCATTGCTACTTGTACTTCCAGCAGACCACGTTATCGGCAATGTAGCAGCGTTTACTCACAGTGTCGCTTGCGCAGAACCGCTTGCTGCCCAAGGGTATCTCGTTACGTTTGGCGTGGTCCCTAGCTATCCAGAAACAGGCTATGGCTATATTGCCTGCGGCCGCCCTTTAGGCGGTGGTCACGAGATAGCTTCATTTATCGAGAAACCTAGCGCAGAGCGTGCCCAGCATCTTTTAGACGCAGGCAAGACCCTGTGGAATAGCGGTATGTTTTTACTGCAAGCATCCACTTACCTGTCTCAGCTCGAACGTTTGCAGCCAGCCATGCTGGTAGCTTGCCAACAGGCTGTTGACGACGCTCATCGTGACTTGGACTTTTTACGTTTAGGTGAAGCTGCATTTTGCTCATCTCCGGCAGAGTCAATCGACTACGCCGTCATGGAGCATTGTGACCACGCAGCGGTGGTTCCGTTGGATGCCCAATGGAGCGATATTGGTAGCTTTGATGCGTTATGGGCAGCGCAAGCGCCCGACAAAGCTGGCAATGTGATTAACGGTGACGGGATCCTGACCAACACGCAACGCTCGCTTGTTATTGCTAAGCACCGACTGGTGGCAACGCTCGGTGTTGAAGATCTGATCGTGGTGGAAACATCCGACAGCGTGCTCGTTGCCCACCGCGATCAGGCTCAGCAGGTTAAACAGCTGGTGGCATCACTCACTCAAATGGGTCGACGTGAACCCCATGCTGCGCCGTTAGTTCATCGACCTTGGGGAAGCTTCCAGGCCATGGATAGTGGCGAGCGCTACCAAGTGAAGCACATCACGGTGAAACCTGGAGGGCGGCTTTCGCTGCAGCGTCATCACCACCGTGCTGAACACTGGGTCGTCGTGAGTGGTACCGCCCAAGTCACTGTCGACGAGCGGACCTTCCTTGTCAGTGAGAACCAGTCCACCTATATCCCTATTGGTGCGCTACACCGGCTGGAGAACCCTGGAAAAATTCCGTTGGAGTTGATCGAAGTCCAGTCGGGCAGCTATTTAGGAGAAGATGATATCGAGCGATTAGATGATGTATATGCTCGGCACAGTGATGAATAGGGGGTGGATACTTATTACCAGAGCCAGCTGTTAGGACGAGCCGGGGGCTCTCCCTGGCGCACTGCGACCCAGCCAATAATACAGCGCGCACCAAGCCACACGATTAATAGTGGCCATAGCAATGTGCCTACTAACATCAAACTAAGGGTAAAGGTGACGAAAAAGTAGAGGCAGCCTATCCAAAAAGTACGGATCAAGTAACGGTAGTGAGCTTGCAACCACGGCGCTGCCTCTTTGCGATACACGTAAGCGACTATAACGCCAATCAATAGCGTAACATTGGCCGTTACTAGACCTGCTAAGTAGAGCGCGTAAATGATCTGGGGTGGGCGCGTTTCCTCTTTGGGACTATAACGCTGGGTCATAAATTACCTCGTTACCCGTTAGTAAATCCGAAATTCTTTGGCGTTTGCCAGCCCTTGTTGTTGCTCTATGACTTTGCGATAGCGTTTGTATTCCCACTGATACTGCGTTGGATCAAGTGCAATTGATGCTTCTACGCTGGCATTAACACCAGTGGCTGAGACCACATCATCGGCGCTGTAAACCTGCTCATCGGCGTCAAGGAAATGAATTTCAAACCCCTTGCCGGGCACCCGTAAGGCAACGCCGGTGACTACCCTTGCCTGAGTGCGGGCGACCAGTTTCGGTAGCAGTGTTGCCGTGTAGGCATCTCGCCCATAAAAGGGGGCGAATACACCGCTGCCCCAGTTCGGTTCTTGGTCCGGTAAGATGCCAATGGCTTCGCTGCGCTTAAGTGCTTTGAGAAGGGCAGCAACGCCCCTGGCGTTGGTGGGTACCAAGCTGGCTCCCATGCGCTCACGGCCATGGCGAATAATAGGCTCAAGGTCGGCAATTTTGGGTGGCTCGTACATGGCGGTGAAAGGGAAGTGACTGGAGAGCCAAAAATTAAGCACTTCCCAGTTACCAAAGTGCGGAGCAAGTACGATGACGCCGCGGCCATTGGCTCGGGCGCTGTCTAGTTTATCTCGGCCATGAACCGATAAAATGCTGGCCTCTACTTTTTCGGGAGCAGCCATCCAGGCATGGCCAAGTTCCAGCATCGTTGCTGCCGAGTGGCGCAGGCTTTGTATGGCAAGCGCTTTGCGCTGGCGGGCAGTGGCTTCTGGGTTGACCACTTCCAAATTGATTTCCGTCACCTGGCGCTCTCGTTTGCTAAAGCGATAGACCAGCGGACCTAGCAGCACGGCAATACGCCATAACGCGCCAAGTGGCCAACGCGCCAGTAGCTTCCAAAGGGCTGTAATGGCACGTGCTTGGAGGCGTGATTTTTTAGAAGGTGACTGTTCTGTCATAAGCTACAGGAACCAGCTATCAACGTTGGTTGGCGCACGCTTCTCCTGCAGACCCTTAAAGCCTTTCACACAGCGAACAATAAACCATATAGCCAACGCCAATAGCATGGGGATGCCAATCAGAATAAACGTTAGCAACGTGGCAATGCTGCCGTAGAGCAGCCCAATCCAAAACGTACGGATCTGGTAACGGTAGTGTTCATCTAACCATTTAGGGCCTTTACCACGATAGACATAGGCGATAACGATGCCGACCAGAGAGGTAAATCCTACCAAAAAGCTTGCCAAATAAAGTGCGTAAATCACCATTGCCATGGTGGTGTCTGGCTGTTCTGAGGGCGTATTTTCGCTAATTACTTCACCTTCTAAAGGTGCTTTGTTGGCATCGTCGCGCATAACCGATCCTTTTTGCTATTCGCCATGAGGCATCCCTGAAGACGCCGCTTAAGCGCGCTATGATAGCGCGGCTGGCGCGGCTTATCATTAGCGGGCAGCAGGTCGGCAAATTTCTAGCAAATTACCGTCCGGGTCGCGTAAGTAAATCGACTCAATTGGACCATTAGCGCCTTGGCGGGCAACCGGACCAAGCTCTACGTCAATAGCGAGTGCATCCAAGTGCTGTTTGAACTCATCCAGCGGCAATTGGCAGCGCAGGCATAAATCCAGGCTGCCTGGGGTAGGGGTGGCAGAAACAGGCGCAATGTCGGTATCGGTTTGATGCAGACGCAGTGCCGTGTCGCCGAGCATAAGATCAACCCGCTGCGCGTCTCGGTAGCGCACGTCTAACCCAAGCACTCGGGAGTAAAAATCCACGGCGCGACCCATATCAGTCACCGTAACAACAAGATGGTCCAAACCTGAGAGCATGCCACTTTCCTTAAAAACAAACGTAAAACATGAGAATACGATGATGCGACGCTGCCCGCTATGCAATACGCCTCACTCGACGCTATATCACCAAGACCGTCGCCGCGATTACTACCAGTGTGCCACGTGTGCCTTGGTGTTTGTGCCTGCCGAGCAGCATTTAGATGCATGTCAAGAAAAAGCAGAGTACGACCAGCACCAGAATTCGCCGCATGATACGGGATATCGGCATTTTTTGGGGCGTTTATTTGCACCGCTAGTGGCTAAGCTGCCACAAGATGCCCATGGGCTAGACTTTGGCTGTGGCCCAGGGCCTACGCTGTCGGTGATGTTTGAAGAGGCGGGGTTCGTGATGACGGTTTACGATTTTTTTTATGCCCCAGACGTTGAAGTACTCAACCATCAGTACGACTTTATTACTGCCACCGAGGTGTTAGAGCATCTTGCGATGCCAGGCAAAGAGCTTAGTCAA is part of the Halomonas sp. GT genome and harbors:
- a CDS encoding alkaline phosphatase; translation: MLRLLLTCITLNFLLVLPLWWRFGEIGSPLIAWEAWLIAPIMLLIRPGSLRGWLAILLVCWLALVSAANLGDAATHTAFGRSLNLYLDVPLVRSIYHLLVGNVGQLAATFLMLLGTVALLGSLWVMLRLLLPAQPLSVWSAPGALAIFVMITTAGFAISEANGKRLVAKTTLPAVNTTRFQWEQVVATHRARVAFTEQLQNTPLEPRPLPGLLGRNVLLTFIESYGVSAINDSRYSSVVLPTLDDIQRRLGQRDLHAVSGLLEAPIRGGQSWLAHATALSGRWIDNQLWYRLMLESDHSTLISDFSSTGQRTLSVMPAITLAWPEGLAYGFDEIAAAKDLPYVGPPLNWVTMPDQFTLDYTQRHLLGEAPVFAQLALISSHAPWTPILPVFEDWSMIGDGRVFAPWEEAGDPPEVLWQDIERIRDHYAWSIDYAVKVTGRWAERVVDDKTLLIVLGDHQAAPLITGDNASAAVPVHVISGDPRLLEPFKARGFIDGMLPSLESPEEAAKMSQLRHWLQQDFGTPALTSSLSTTGETP
- a CDS encoding mannose-1-phosphate guanylyltransferase/mannose-6-phosphate isomerase, with translation MIQPVILSGGSGTRLWPLSREQMPKQFLRLTSCQSLLQQTLARLAGLDAQPPMLMGHHAHRFLMAEQLRESGLQGTLVLEPEGRNTAPAIACAALLARQAGEDPLLLVLPADHVIGNVAAFTHSVACAEPLAAQGYLVTFGVVPSYPETGYGYIACGRPLGGGHEIASFIEKPSAERAQHLLDAGKTLWNSGMFLLQASTYLSQLERLQPAMLVACQQAVDDAHRDLDFLRLGEAAFCSSPAESIDYAVMEHCDHAAVVPLDAQWSDIGSFDALWAAQAPDKAGNVINGDGILTNTQRSLVIAKHRLVATLGVEDLIVVETSDSVLVAHRDQAQQVKQLVASLTQMGRREPHAAPLVHRPWGSFQAMDSGERYQVKHITVKPGGRLSLQRHHHRAEHWVVVSGTAQVTVDERTFLVSENQSTYIPIGALHRLENPGKIPLELIEVQSGSYLGEDDIERLDDVYARHSDE
- a CDS encoding DUF4870 family protein, which produces MTQRYSPKEETRPPQIIYALYLAGLVTANVTLLIGVIVAYVYRKEAAPWLQAHYRYLIRTFWIGCLYFFVTFTLSLMLVGTLLWPLLIVWLGARCIIGWVAVRQGEPPARPNSWLW
- a CDS encoding lysophospholipid acyltransferase family protein; the encoded protein is MTEQSPSKKSRLQARAITALWKLLARWPLGALWRIAVLLGPLVYRFSKRERQVTEINLEVVNPEATARQRKALAIQSLRHSAATMLELGHAWMAAPEKVEASILSVHGRDKLDSARANGRGVIVLAPHFGNWEVLNFWLSSHFPFTAMYEPPKIADLEPIIRHGRERMGASLVPTNARGVAALLKALKRSEAIGILPDQEPNWGSGVFAPFYGRDAYTATLLPKLVARTQARVVTGVALRVPGKGFEIHFLDADEQVYSADDVVSATGVNASVEASIALDPTQYQWEYKRYRKVIEQQQGLANAKEFRIY
- a CDS encoding DUF4870 family protein; this translates as MRDDANKAPLEGEVISENTPSEQPDTTMAMVIYALYLASFLVGFTSLVGIVIAYVYRGKGPKWLDEHYRYQIRTFWIGLLYGSIATLLTFILIGIPMLLALAIWFIVRCVKGFKGLQEKRAPTNVDSWFL
- a CDS encoding VOC family protein, which encodes MLSGLDHLVVTVTDMGRAVDFYSRVLGLDVRYRDAQRVDLMLGDTALRLHQTDTDIAPVSATPTPGSLDLCLRCQLPLDEFKQHLDALAIDVELGPVARQGANGPIESIYLRDPDGNLLEICRPAAR
- a CDS encoding class I SAM-dependent methyltransferase, with the protein product MMRRCPLCNTPHSTLYHQDRRRDYYQCATCALVFVPAEQHLDACQEKAEYDQHQNSPHDTGYRHFLGRLFAPLVAKLPQDAHGLDFGCGPGPTLSVMFEEAGFVMTVYDFFYAPDVEVLNHQYDFITATEVLEHLAMPGKELSQLVEKLVPGGYLGVMTKRVSTPEAFARWHYINDPTHVCFFSEATFRWWADKQGLIVEFPGNDTAIFKKH